In Verrucomicrobiota bacterium, the following proteins share a genomic window:
- a CDS encoding exosortase/archaeosortase family protein, whose protein sequence is EDACSGVRSLQSALMATLFVSHLAFRGWCSRLLLVGAGCGLALATNLGRSVWLSVVAHRRGPEAVDRLHDPAGWLILLCTLSGVLLAVWACRRMESYLPQGTRPVGSIPHAP, encoded by the coding sequence GAGGACGCCTGCAGTGGTGTCCGCAGTCTGCAATCCGCCTTGATGGCCACGTTGTTTGTGAGCCACCTGGCTTTTCGTGGTTGGTGCTCACGGTTGCTCCTGGTCGGAGCCGGCTGTGGACTTGCCCTGGCCACCAATTTGGGACGCTCCGTCTGGCTCAGTGTCGTGGCCCATCGCCGGGGGCCTGAAGCCGTGGACCGGCTTCATGACCCGGCGGGCTGGCTCATTCTACTCTGCACACTTTCCGGTGTGCTCCTCGCGGTGTGGGCGTGCCGACGGATGGAATCCTATCTGCCGCAAGGAACACGACCGGTGGGATCCATCCCGCATGCCCCCTAG